A region of Paraburkholderia sp. BL23I1N1 DNA encodes the following proteins:
- a CDS encoding ABC transporter permease, giving the protein MSTTPQQTMPSGIDPATLAQVERVAQKRIRQRHALVVTLRIVVLVVVLGGWELSARLKWIDPFFFSMPTAIFDQIIDWFVNGTSQGPLLTQVWVTLEETGLGFIIGSVAGIFCGILLGRNKLLSDVFSLYIKIANSIPRVVLGSVFVIALGLGMASKVALAVVMVFFVVFANAFQGVREADRYMIANAQILGASRRQVTTSVVIPSALSWILASLHVSFGFALVGAVVGEFLGSKQGIGLLISTAQGAFNASGVFAAMIVLAVVALAADYLLTAVEQRLLKWRPTAV; this is encoded by the coding sequence ATGTCTACTACCCCTCAACAGACGATGCCTTCGGGCATCGATCCCGCGACGCTCGCCCAGGTCGAGCGTGTCGCGCAAAAACGCATCCGGCAACGCCATGCGCTAGTGGTCACGCTGCGCATTGTCGTGCTGGTGGTCGTGCTCGGCGGATGGGAATTGTCCGCGCGCCTGAAGTGGATCGATCCGTTCTTCTTCTCGATGCCGACTGCGATCTTCGATCAGATCATCGACTGGTTCGTGAACGGTACGTCGCAAGGTCCGCTCCTGACGCAGGTGTGGGTCACGCTTGAAGAAACCGGGCTCGGCTTCATTATCGGTTCGGTGGCAGGCATCTTCTGCGGCATCCTGCTCGGCCGCAACAAGCTGCTCTCCGACGTGTTCAGCCTCTACATCAAGATCGCCAACTCGATCCCGCGCGTGGTGCTCGGCTCGGTGTTCGTGATTGCACTCGGTCTCGGCATGGCTTCGAAGGTGGCGCTGGCGGTGGTGATGGTGTTCTTCGTTGTGTTCGCCAATGCGTTTCAGGGCGTGCGTGAAGCGGACCGCTACATGATCGCGAATGCGCAGATTCTGGGTGCGTCGCGCCGTCAGGTGACCACCTCGGTGGTGATTCCGTCGGCGTTGAGCTGGATTCTTGCCAGCCTGCACGTGAGCTTCGGTTTTGCGCTGGTCGGCGCGGTGGTGGGCGAGTTCCTCGGCTCGAAGCAAGGTATCGGCCTGCTGATCTCCACGGCGCAAGGTGCGTTCAACGCAAGCGGGGTGTTCGCGGCAATGATCGTGCTGGCCGTGGTCGCACTGGCTGCGGACTATCTGTTGACCGCGGTCGAACAGCGGCTGTTGAAGTGGCGGCCTACGGCGGTTTGA
- a CDS encoding ABC transporter ATP-binding protein gives MNQPMSRDTPAIEFRNVSCRFISPDGKATIALREFSMSVARGEFVAVVGPTGCGKSTTLSMITGLLKPTTGEVRVMGAPVDGIDPRIGFVFQADAVFPWRSVLDNVAAGPLYRGRSKSAAYDEANEWLRRVGLDKFGKHYPHQLSGGMRKRVALAQTFINKPEILLMDEPFSALDMQTRTLMQDELLQLWGGAGSVVFVTHDLEEAIALADRVFVLTARPATLKKVYEIDLPRPRVTSEVRYDPRFIEISRDIWHDLREEVQIG, from the coding sequence ATGAATCAACCTATGTCACGCGATACGCCCGCCATCGAGTTCCGCAACGTATCGTGCCGTTTCATTTCTCCCGACGGCAAAGCGACGATCGCATTGCGCGAATTCAGCATGTCGGTAGCACGCGGCGAGTTCGTCGCGGTTGTCGGTCCGACGGGCTGCGGCAAGTCGACCACGCTCAGCATGATCACCGGCTTGCTGAAGCCGACCACCGGCGAAGTGCGCGTGATGGGCGCGCCGGTGGACGGCATCGATCCGCGCATCGGCTTCGTGTTCCAGGCTGACGCCGTGTTTCCGTGGCGCTCGGTACTCGACAACGTGGCGGCCGGCCCGCTCTATCGCGGCCGCTCGAAATCCGCCGCGTACGACGAAGCCAACGAATGGCTGCGCCGCGTGGGCCTCGACAAGTTCGGCAAGCACTATCCGCATCAACTGTCCGGCGGCATGAGAAAACGCGTGGCGCTGGCGCAAACCTTCATCAACAAGCCGGAAATCCTGCTGATGGACGAGCCCTTCTCGGCACTCGACATGCAGACCCGCACGCTGATGCAGGACGAATTGCTGCAACTGTGGGGCGGCGCCGGCTCGGTGGTGTTCGTCACGCACGATCTGGAAGAAGCGATTGCGCTCGCCGACCGTGTGTTCGTGCTGACGGCGCGCCCGGCCACGCTGAAGAAAGTGTACGAAATCGATCTGCCGCGTCCGCGCGTCACGTCGGAAGTTCGCTACGACCCGCGTTTCATCGAAATTTCGCGCGACATCTGGCATGACCTGCGCGAAGAAGTGCAGATCGGTTAA